A genome region from Geminicoccus roseus DSM 18922 includes the following:
- a CDS encoding AI-2E family transporter has translation MINLSTPGSEPASSRPGLIDVSLRIGLLALLVYACSRIVLPFTSMMLWAVMLAVMLYPLHLRLAARLGNGWSALLIGMFGVAVLLVPMVIVVTSLGSSLYSLITSLQTQSLTVPPPPPRLADVPLVGGKLTEAWLLVATDIPAVLAKHGQMLRDSARWLVSFASGLAASELSFVISFVIGTVLVAYGKGAADFAQRLMGHVTGSGARGTRLVALMAATIRGVALGIIGVAVIQSLLVGIAFFIIGLPAAGLLTLAILFLGIIQVPATLVTLPVIGYVFVTEATTPAIIFAVWTLVAGLSDNVLKPLMLGRGLEVPMPVILIGVIGGMLVDGLLGLFVGPVLLAVGYVLLMEWMRQHPVDGAAQIDGPAP, from the coding sequence ATGATAAACTTGAGCACGCCCGGTTCTGAACCGGCGTCTTCACGGCCGGGCCTCATCGATGTCTCCCTCCGGATCGGGCTGCTCGCCCTGCTTGTCTATGCCTGCAGCCGGATCGTCCTGCCATTCACCAGCATGATGCTCTGGGCCGTGATGCTGGCGGTGATGCTGTATCCTCTGCATCTCCGCCTGGCCGCCAGGCTCGGCAATGGCTGGTCGGCGCTGCTGATCGGGATGTTCGGGGTGGCGGTGCTGCTGGTGCCGATGGTCATCGTGGTGACGTCGCTTGGTTCTTCCCTGTACTCGCTCATCACGAGCCTGCAGACCCAAAGTCTGACCGTGCCGCCACCCCCGCCGCGGCTCGCGGACGTTCCGCTCGTCGGCGGCAAGTTGACGGAGGCCTGGCTGCTCGTCGCGACGGACATCCCGGCCGTGCTCGCCAAGCACGGCCAGATGCTGAGGGACAGCGCGAGGTGGCTGGTGTCGTTCGCAAGCGGGCTGGCCGCCAGCGAGCTGTCATTCGTCATTTCGTTTGTGATCGGCACAGTGCTCGTCGCCTACGGCAAGGGCGCCGCCGACTTCGCCCAGCGCCTGATGGGACATGTCACAGGCAGCGGAGCGCGCGGCACCCGCCTGGTTGCGCTGATGGCGGCCACGATTCGCGGGGTGGCGCTAGGCATCATCGGCGTGGCCGTCATCCAGTCGCTCCTGGTCGGGATCGCCTTCTTCATTATCGGCCTGCCGGCAGCCGGCCTGCTGACGCTTGCCATACTGTTCCTGGGCATCATCCAGGTGCCGGCGACACTGGTGACACTTCCCGTCATCGGATACGTGTTCGTGACCGAAGCAACGACGCCGGCCATCATTTTTGCGGTATGGACCCTTGTTGCCGGCCTGAGCGACAATGTTCTCAAGCCATTGATGCTCGGCCGCGGCCTGGAAGTACCCATGCCGGTGATCCTGATCGGTGTGATCGGCGGCATGCTCGTCGACGGTCTTCTCGGCCTGTTCGTCGGGCCCGTACTGCTGGCTGTCGGCTACGTGCTGCTCATGGAATGGATGCGCCAGCACCCTGTCGATGGCGCAGCGCAGATCGATGGTCCCGCGCCGTGA
- a CDS encoding HlyD family secretion protein, with the protein MVPEMTERSVDDTEAVTPASRPAEVRQQNPLRRMALLVVLLIAVLFTVSVMMERSAPSSSQAVVQAYVVPMAPEAGGRVVEVSVVDNARVEIGQVLFRIDPRPYEIAVADAEARLDQVGQSIGANTSAVDAAQAQVVEARASLDLAREQSQRVMQLVERGVYAQARYDQAKAAFDTAEAAATRAEANLEEARQQLGPAGNNNPELRQALAALEQARLDLAHTVVVAPSDGVITNLQLAVGQVVSPGQPALTFIDTATVWISAAFKENSLEHIQAGDPAEVLFDTLPGRLFTARVESIGWGVAEDADKASRGLPTVREASGWIREPQRFLVRLVLDGPRPLGPRYGSQVNVVIYTGSNPVMNSLGAFWIRLISILTYVS; encoded by the coding sequence ATGGTTCCTGAAATGACTGAGCGTTCCGTCGACGATACTGAAGCCGTCACGCCCGCGAGCCGCCCGGCCGAGGTCCGTCAGCAAAACCCCTTGCGACGCATGGCGCTTCTTGTCGTTCTCCTAATTGCTGTCCTGTTCACGGTGTCTGTCATGATGGAGCGCAGCGCCCCATCCTCATCGCAGGCGGTCGTCCAGGCCTATGTCGTGCCCATGGCTCCGGAGGCGGGTGGCAGGGTCGTCGAGGTCAGCGTCGTCGACAACGCCCGCGTCGAGATCGGGCAAGTTCTCTTCCGCATCGATCCTCGACCGTATGAGATCGCTGTTGCCGATGCAGAAGCTCGCCTTGACCAGGTCGGGCAGTCGATCGGGGCCAATACATCGGCGGTCGACGCAGCGCAGGCGCAGGTGGTCGAGGCCCGGGCGAGCCTGGATCTTGCTCGCGAACAGTCGCAGCGGGTCATGCAGCTGGTAGAGCGGGGCGTCTACGCGCAAGCACGTTATGACCAGGCCAAGGCCGCCTTCGATACTGCCGAGGCCGCAGCCACCCGCGCCGAGGCCAACCTGGAGGAAGCAAGGCAGCAGCTGGGCCCCGCGGGCAACAACAATCCGGAACTCCGGCAGGCGCTCGCGGCACTGGAGCAGGCCCGGCTGGACCTGGCCCATACCGTGGTCGTCGCTCCGTCGGACGGCGTGATCACCAATCTCCAGCTTGCGGTTGGGCAGGTGGTCAGTCCTGGGCAGCCGGCGCTGACGTTCATCGATACTGCAACGGTCTGGATTTCGGCGGCGTTCAAAGAGAACAGCCTGGAGCATATTCAGGCTGGCGATCCGGCGGAGGTGCTGTTCGACACCCTGCCCGGCCGGTTGTTCACGGCACGAGTCGAGAGCATTGGCTGGGGCGTGGCCGAAGATGCGGATAAGGCGTCCCGCGGATTGCCTACAGTGCGCGAAGCATCGGGCTGGATCCGTGAGCCCCAGCGCTTCCTGGTCCGCCTGGTTCTGGACGGACCGCGACCCTTGGGTCCGCGCTACGGATCGCAAGTCAACGTCGTGATCTATACGGGAAGCAACCCGGTCATGAACAGCCTTGGGGCCTTCTGGATCCGGCTCATCTCCATCCTGACCTATGTCAGCTGA
- the fabI gene encoding enoyl-ACP reductase FabI — protein MIPIPIVSLEGRKALVTGIANESSIAWGCAKALRGLGAEVAVTYLNEKALPHVEPLARQLEASIVMPLDLRVEGQVEAVFERVASEWGQLDVVLHSIAFAPKDDLQGRVVDCSRDGFLAAMEVSCWSFIRMAKLAEPLMKNGGTLFCMTYYGSQMVVENYNLMGPVKAALEAATRYLAAELGPKGIRVHAISPGPLKTRAASGIADFDELLAKAEAKAPMQSLVSVEDVGRTTAFLATDAAKLMTGETLYVDGGYHIID, from the coding sequence ATGATCCCGATCCCCATCGTGTCGCTGGAAGGGCGCAAGGCGCTGGTGACCGGCATCGCCAACGAGAGCTCGATCGCATGGGGCTGCGCCAAGGCCCTGCGCGGGCTGGGGGCGGAGGTGGCCGTCACCTACCTGAACGAGAAGGCTCTGCCCCATGTGGAGCCGCTCGCCAGGCAGCTCGAAGCTTCGATCGTCATGCCGCTGGACCTGCGCGTCGAGGGCCAGGTCGAGGCAGTGTTCGAGCGGGTGGCGTCCGAATGGGGACAGCTCGACGTGGTGCTGCACTCGATTGCCTTCGCGCCGAAGGACGACCTGCAGGGCCGGGTGGTGGACTGCTCGAGGGACGGCTTCCTTGCCGCCATGGAGGTGTCCTGCTGGTCGTTCATTCGCATGGCCAAGCTCGCCGAGCCGCTGATGAAGAACGGCGGCACGCTGTTCTGCATGACGTATTACGGGTCGCAGATGGTGGTCGAGAACTACAATCTGATGGGTCCGGTCAAGGCCGCCCTGGAGGCGGCGACCCGCTATCTGGCAGCCGAACTCGGCCCGAAAGGGATCCGCGTGCATGCGATCTCGCCGGGACCGCTCAAGACACGCGCTGCGTCCGGCATCGCCGACTTTGACGAACTCCTGGCGAAGGCCGAGGCCAAGGCGCCGATGCAGTCGCTGGTCTCCGTGGAGGATGTCGGCCGCACCACCGCCTTTCTCGCCACAGACGCGGCGAAGCTGATGACCGGCGAGACCCTTTATGTCGACGGCGGCTACCACATCATCGACTGA
- a CDS encoding DUF3141 domain-containing protein, producing MSMDSANNAELLPRPNWADLASYWVDAWERSLLFADVLRQRGNQYHEHMAMQAPHVLSFGTELVADGRNLPRPVNYGLVRIKPPSGTEIDLKKRPFVVVDPRAGHGPGIGGFKADSEIGVALKAGHPCYFVGFLPDPMPGQTVEDVMKAEAAFVAKVIELHPEADGKPVVIGNCQAGWQIMMAAATRPELFGPIILAGSPLSYWAGVHGRNPMRYTGGILGGSWLTALTGDLGNGIFDGAWLVRNFESLNPANTYWTKQYNLYSKIDTEAPRYLGFEKWWGGHVLLNAEEMQYIVDNLFVGNKLSTGKLLTSDGDQIDLRKIRSPIIVFCSKGDDITPPQQALGWITDLYRDVDDIRAHGQTIIYAVHESIGHLGIFVSGSVAKKEHDEFASNIDFIDVLPPGLYEAVLTPHDQADGDQSGLIEGKYLLRFVARSLDDIRLIVAEDPADERRFAAVDRVSRINLDLYRTFMQPGVQSVVDESVAERMRRLHPERLKFELFSDRNPWLRPLEKAADQVRQDRHQVSPDNPFLQAERAASAQIETTLKTMGWLRDHLVELTFLNLYGSPLLQALVGLSSSDVPPRQRPAEASDHRAFVAQRLAELRGRIAEGGVVEAAVRSLIYIRLPGAVADERGFNLLRRMRAERGGDMSLTEFKTLLRDQYLMLLIEPESALATLPRLLGKASDKEAEAVIADIRRMVEATGPLEEEGQRRLMVIEQIFAKLHQPVAVQKAAAAEAHVTPLAETETTEVEVPRLRRSS from the coding sequence ATGAGCATGGATTCAGCCAACAACGCCGAGCTGTTGCCACGGCCCAATTGGGCTGATCTTGCTTCCTACTGGGTCGACGCCTGGGAGCGTAGCCTGTTGTTCGCGGACGTGCTGCGTCAGCGCGGCAACCAGTACCACGAGCACATGGCCATGCAGGCGCCCCACGTGCTGAGCTTCGGGACGGAACTGGTGGCTGACGGACGGAACCTGCCGCGGCCGGTCAATTACGGCCTCGTGCGGATCAAGCCGCCCTCCGGCACCGAGATCGATCTGAAGAAGCGTCCGTTCGTTGTCGTCGATCCGCGGGCGGGGCACGGGCCGGGGATCGGTGGGTTCAAGGCGGACAGCGAGATCGGCGTGGCGCTCAAGGCGGGCCACCCCTGCTACTTCGTGGGCTTCCTGCCAGACCCGATGCCCGGCCAGACCGTCGAGGACGTGATGAAGGCCGAGGCGGCCTTCGTCGCAAAGGTGATCGAGCTCCATCCGGAAGCCGATGGCAAACCGGTGGTGATCGGCAACTGCCAGGCGGGATGGCAGATCATGATGGCCGCGGCCACCCGGCCGGAATTGTTCGGTCCGATCATCCTTGCAGGCTCGCCGCTGTCCTACTGGGCGGGCGTCCATGGCCGGAACCCCATGCGCTACACCGGCGGGATCCTGGGCGGAAGCTGGCTAACGGCGCTTACCGGCGATCTTGGAAACGGGATCTTCGACGGCGCCTGGCTGGTTCGGAACTTCGAGAGCCTGAATCCGGCCAACACCTACTGGACCAAGCAGTACAACCTCTATTCCAAGATCGACACCGAGGCGCCGCGCTATCTCGGCTTCGAGAAGTGGTGGGGCGGCCATGTACTGCTGAACGCCGAGGAAATGCAGTACATCGTCGACAACCTGTTCGTCGGCAACAAGCTCTCCACCGGCAAGCTGTTGACGAGCGATGGGGATCAGATCGACCTGCGCAAGATCCGGTCGCCTATCATCGTGTTCTGCTCGAAGGGCGACGACATCACGCCGCCGCAGCAGGCACTCGGCTGGATCACCGACCTCTACCGGGACGTCGACGACATCCGCGCCCATGGCCAGACGATCATCTATGCCGTTCACGAGAGCATCGGGCATCTCGGCATCTTCGTCTCCGGCAGCGTCGCGAAGAAGGAGCACGACGAGTTCGCCTCCAACATCGACTTCATCGACGTGCTGCCGCCCGGCCTCTACGAGGCGGTCCTCACCCCGCATGACCAAGCCGACGGCGACCAGTCCGGGCTGATCGAGGGCAAATACCTGCTGCGGTTCGTGGCCCGCAGCCTGGACGACATCAGGCTGATCGTGGCGGAAGACCCGGCGGACGAGCGGCGCTTCGCTGCCGTCGATCGCGTTTCCCGCATCAATCTCGATCTCTATCGCACCTTCATGCAGCCCGGGGTCCAGTCCGTGGTCGACGAATCCGTGGCCGAGCGGATGCGCCGGCTGCATCCGGAGCGCCTGAAGTTCGAGTTGTTTTCCGACAGGAATCCCTGGCTCCGGCCGCTGGAGAAAGCCGCTGATCAGGTCCGGCAGGATCGTCATCAGGTCTCGCCCGACAATCCATTTCTGCAGGCAGAGCGGGCGGCGAGCGCGCAGATCGAAACGACGCTGAAGACCATGGGCTGGCTTCGCGATCATCTGGTCGAACTGACCTTCCTCAACCTTTACGGGTCGCCCTTGCTGCAGGCGCTGGTCGGGCTGTCCAGTTCAGATGTGCCGCCCAGGCAGCGACCGGCCGAGGCTTCGGATCATCGCGCCTTTGTTGCGCAGCGGCTGGCCGAACTTCGCGGCAGGATCGCCGAGGGCGGCGTGGTAGAGGCTGCGGTCCGCTCGTTGATCTACATTCGCCTGCCGGGCGCGGTCGCCGACGAGCGTGGCTTCAACCTGCTCCGGCGGATGCGCGCGGAGCGCGGCGGCGACATGAGCCTGACAGAGTTCAAGACGCTTCTGCGCGACCAGTACCTGATGCTCCTGATCGAGCCCGAGTCGGCCCTGGCCACGTTGCCGCGTCTGCTGGGGAAAGCCTCGGACAAAGAGGCCGAGGCTGTGATTGCCGATATCCGGCGGATGGTTGAAGCGACCGGCCCGCTCGAAGAGGAGGGGCAGCGGCGGCTGATGGTCATCGAGCAGATCTTCGCGAAGCTCCACCAGCCTGTGGCGGTGCAGAAGGCCGCCGCAGCCGAGGCGCACGTCACCCCCCTGGCGGAGACGGAGACCACCGAGGTGGAGGTGCCCCGACTTCGCCGCAGTTCGTGA
- the ppk2 gene encoding polyphosphate kinase 2, with product MAKPKKNVTEVVPLYEKLPRKQYEKELARLQGELVKLQLWLAESKAKIVVLFEGRDAAGKGGVIKRITERVSPRVFRVVALPAPSAREKTMIFGQRYVERFPAGGEIALFDRSWYNRAGVERVMGFCSDEQYERFLTSVPKFEASLIASGLQIIKYWFEVSQEEQTRRFKQRIDDPRKVWKLSPMDLESHKRWYDYSRARDAMFQATDTDESPWHVVQANDKRRARLNCISHLLSQIPYQEIPRDKVVLPDRQKPKGYVEPAYAWRFVPHKY from the coding sequence ATGGCCAAGCCCAAGAAGAACGTCACTGAGGTTGTCCCGCTGTACGAAAAGCTGCCGCGCAAGCAGTATGAGAAGGAACTGGCGCGGCTGCAGGGCGAGTTGGTCAAGCTTCAGCTCTGGCTGGCCGAGAGCAAGGCTAAGATCGTGGTGCTCTTCGAAGGACGCGACGCGGCCGGCAAGGGCGGGGTGATCAAGCGGATCACCGAACGGGTGAGCCCACGCGTGTTTCGCGTGGTGGCTCTGCCGGCGCCGAGTGCCAGGGAAAAGACCATGATCTTCGGCCAGCGCTACGTGGAGCGCTTCCCGGCTGGCGGCGAGATCGCCCTGTTCGACCGAAGCTGGTACAATCGGGCTGGTGTCGAGCGGGTGATGGGGTTCTGCAGCGACGAGCAGTACGAACGCTTCCTGACCAGCGTGCCGAAGTTCGAAGCAAGCCTGATCGCCAGCGGACTGCAGATCATCAAGTACTGGTTCGAGGTGAGCCAGGAGGAGCAGACCCGTCGGTTCAAGCAGCGGATCGACGATCCGCGCAAGGTCTGGAAGCTCAGCCCGATGGACTTGGAATCCCACAAACGCTGGTACGACTACAGCCGGGCGCGCGATGCCATGTTCCAGGCGACCGACACCGATGAAAGCCCCTGGCATGTGGTTCAAGCGAATGACAAGCGCCGCGCCCGCCTGAACTGCATCAGCCACCTGCTCTCGCAGATCCCCTACCAGGAGATCCCACGGGACAAGGTGGTCCTCCCGGACCGGCAAAAGCCCAAGGGTTACGTGGAGCCGGCCTATGCCTGGCGCTTCGTGCCGCACAAATACTGA
- a CDS encoding potassium channel family protein, whose amino-acid sequence MIVHLVFGLVAMSICLAIQACSSVIAVRHFARNANESPGLQPWWAIFVHFSTLMILLMLGNILQVMCWALFYIVLGSFDDFEAAVYFSGVTFTSLGYGDVVLDSPTRLLGPLQAANGLMMFGITTAVFIAAIQQAVAKRHARIEAK is encoded by the coding sequence GTGATCGTGCACCTGGTGTTCGGCTTGGTGGCGATGTCGATCTGCCTTGCGATCCAGGCGTGTTCATCCGTCATAGCCGTTCGCCATTTCGCAAGGAATGCCAATGAATCGCCCGGGCTGCAGCCCTGGTGGGCGATATTTGTTCATTTCTCCACTCTGATGATTTTGCTGATGCTCGGCAATATCCTTCAGGTCATGTGCTGGGCCCTGTTCTACATCGTCCTGGGTTCTTTCGACGACTTCGAGGCCGCGGTGTATTTTTCGGGGGTGACATTCACGTCGCTTGGTTATGGCGACGTGGTGCTTGACAGCCCTACACGGTTGCTTGGGCCATTGCAGGCAGCCAATGGCCTGATGATGTTCGGGATCACCACGGCCGTGTTCATCGCTGCGATCCAGCAGGCTGTCGCGAAGCGGCATGCGCGCATCGAGGCCAAGTAG
- a CDS encoding acetate/propionate family kinase — MSATILVLNAGSSSLKFQLFALGSGDLLIRRLKGQIDGVGGRHPRLVVADADRQPVHEETYPGNRVASLEDAQELLGNWLLGHLGELPVAVGHRVVHGGPDFATAMLVDDGLIERLARLSPLAPLHQPNNLAPIRSIRARRPDLPQVACFDTAFHRGHPEVADRFAIPEALYQEGVRRYGFHGLSYEYISVQLPEIAPTVAGGRVVALHLGSGCSACALMDRRSVDSTMGFTALDGLPMGTRPGQLDPGVVLYLMQQGQDAASIQHLLYHDCGLMGLSGGSNDVRDLLASDEPQARLALDYFVYRISQAVASLGASMGGIDGIVFTAGIGEHAVPVRAAIAARCAWLGVRLDPERNAAHGPLITAADSRIPAFVIPTDEEQMIARHTLAVLRRAKGLA, encoded by the coding sequence ATGAGCGCCACGATCCTGGTCCTCAATGCCGGCAGTTCCAGCCTCAAGTTCCAGCTGTTCGCCCTGGGATCGGGCGACCTTCTGATCCGCCGCCTCAAAGGGCAGATCGATGGTGTGGGCGGGCGGCATCCGCGTCTGGTCGTGGCGGACGCGGACCGGCAGCCGGTTCACGAGGAAACCTATCCTGGGAACAGGGTCGCCAGTCTGGAAGATGCCCAGGAGCTGCTCGGGAACTGGCTGCTCGGACATCTGGGCGAGCTACCGGTGGCGGTCGGTCATCGAGTGGTGCACGGCGGACCGGACTTCGCCACGGCGATGCTGGTGGACGACGGGTTGATCGAGCGGCTCGCAAGGCTTTCGCCGCTGGCACCCCTGCACCAGCCGAACAATCTGGCGCCGATCCGGTCGATCAGGGCGCGGCGGCCGGATCTGCCGCAAGTGGCCTGTTTCGATACTGCCTTTCATCGTGGACATCCGGAAGTTGCCGATCGCTTCGCCATCCCGGAGGCCCTCTATCAGGAGGGCGTGCGACGCTACGGCTTCCACGGACTGTCCTATGAATATATCTCGGTCCAATTGCCGGAGATCGCGCCGACGGTCGCGGGCGGACGCGTGGTGGCGCTGCATCTCGGATCCGGCTGCTCGGCCTGCGCCCTCATGGACCGCAGGAGCGTCGACAGCACGATGGGCTTCACCGCTCTGGATGGCCTGCCCATGGGGACGAGGCCCGGCCAGCTCGATCCGGGTGTCGTGCTCTACCTGATGCAGCAGGGCCAGGACGCTGCGTCGATCCAGCACCTCCTCTACCATGACTGCGGGCTCATGGGCCTTTCCGGAGGCAGCAACGACGTCCGCGACCTTCTGGCCTCCGACGAGCCGCAGGCCCGGCTGGCGCTCGACTATTTCGTTTACCGGATCAGCCAGGCGGTCGCCTCCCTTGGCGCCAGCATGGGCGGAATCGATGGCATCGTGTTCACCGCCGGTATTGGAGAGCACGCGGTGCCGGTGCGTGCGGCCATCGCGGCCCGCTGCGCCTGGCTGGGCGTGCGGCTGGACCCGGAGCGCAACGCCGCGCACGGGCCGTTGATCACGGCGGCAGACAGCCGGATCCCGGCTTTCGTGATCCCGACCGACGAAGAGCAGATGATCGCCCGGCACACGCTGGCGGTGCTCCGCAGGGCGAAAGGACTAGCGTGA
- a CDS encoding FUSC family protein, translated as MAASAGMTLAVAAGSPVPFLAPLFAVQFLVSHRRPLSPVQGLGMFLLIVVAGQVMETLTVLLGDRPAVLLPVLWLVYLGCFLLLARKKAGSAPVLVQIIAIIVPLLEILRSDLGEPFMLVLAYAAAGGVILSWAMHALFPDPEQPGPPVPRAPAAEQSPTRQALVSTFILTAIVALCLSSDRLSTAIVIPITVASLLGQLDPAESLRTALGLMIVNLLGGVVASAAFALVEVQPTLWLLFLTVLLVGILFGGRAATDPRSGKIFGGALTIFLILFGLGISPLPASTPESFMTRISYILFAIVYTFCMIAVLWRWQETTVGSSSLPPVSPRRGRRAGVLRGYMARAAAWARSRRQRTRKQPVQADQST; from the coding sequence GTGGCAGCCTCGGCGGGCATGACGCTCGCGGTAGCAGCCGGCAGCCCGGTGCCCTTCCTGGCACCCTTGTTCGCGGTCCAGTTCCTGGTCTCCCACCGGCGGCCGCTGAGCCCCGTGCAGGGCCTCGGCATGTTCCTGCTGATCGTCGTTGCCGGCCAAGTGATGGAAACCCTCACTGTTCTTCTCGGCGATCGCCCGGCTGTGCTCCTGCCGGTCCTCTGGCTGGTCTACCTCGGATGCTTCCTGCTCCTGGCCCGCAAGAAAGCGGGTTCTGCGCCGGTGCTCGTGCAGATCATTGCCATCATCGTGCCACTCCTCGAGATCCTGAGGAGCGATCTTGGCGAGCCCTTCATGCTCGTTCTGGCTTACGCGGCTGCGGGGGGAGTGATCCTGTCCTGGGCCATGCATGCCCTGTTCCCCGATCCTGAGCAGCCCGGACCTCCCGTGCCAAGGGCGCCTGCCGCCGAGCAATCGCCCACTCGCCAGGCCCTGGTGAGCACGTTCATCCTCACCGCGATCGTCGCCTTGTGCCTGTCCAGCGACCGCCTTTCGACCGCGATCGTCATCCCCATCACCGTAGCGTCGCTGCTCGGCCAACTGGATCCGGCCGAGAGCTTGCGGACGGCACTCGGCCTGATGATCGTCAACCTGCTTGGCGGTGTCGTAGCCTCCGCGGCCTTCGCGCTGGTGGAAGTACAGCCGACGCTTTGGCTTCTGTTCCTCACGGTTCTTCTGGTGGGTATCCTGTTCGGTGGACGGGCCGCGACCGATCCCCGATCCGGGAAGATCTTCGGAGGAGCGCTCACGATCTTTCTGATTCTCTTCGGCCTTGGCATTTCGCCACTGCCTGCGAGCACGCCTGAATCGTTCATGACCCGTATCAGCTACATCCTGTTCGCGATCGTTTACACGTTCTGCATGATCGCGGTGCTGTGGCGCTGGCAAGAGACGACGGTCGGCTCGTCCAGTCTGCCTCCGGTTTCGCCGAGGCGTGGTCGACGGGCAGGAGTCCTGCGCGGCTACATGGCCCGTGCTGCGGCTTGGGCGCGATCCCGGCGGCAGCGGACGAGAAAACAACCAGTCCAGGCCGATCAATCAACTTAA
- a CDS encoding phosphate acetyltransferase, producing MAEQPRPRTTRHDKYERLIEATRSIPPVACAVVHPCDAASLTGAVEAAEQDIVVPTLVGPEAKIRAVAEVERLAIGHFRMVDVPHSHAAAAKAVELVREGQAQLLMKGSLHTDELMHAVVDKHCGLRTERRISHVFIMDVPTYPELLFITDAAINIFPDLETKADIARNVIDLHLGLGLGTPRVAILSAVETINPKIPSTIEAAALCKMAERGQIVGGHLDGPLALDNAISPEAARIKGIGGEVAGRAQVLLVPDLEAGNMLAKNLTFLAGADAAGIVLGARVPIILTSRADNVRTRLASCAVAPLYAHHLAQRQSVNA from the coding sequence ATGGCCGAGCAGCCGCGCCCGCGAACCACCAGGCACGACAAATACGAGCGCCTGATCGAGGCGACCCGCTCGATCCCGCCCGTCGCGTGCGCGGTGGTGCATCCGTGCGACGCGGCCTCGCTCACCGGTGCGGTCGAGGCAGCCGAGCAGGATATCGTCGTCCCGACCCTGGTTGGGCCGGAGGCGAAGATCCGAGCGGTCGCGGAGGTGGAGCGGCTCGCGATAGGCCACTTCCGCATGGTCGACGTCCCGCACAGCCACGCCGCGGCCGCCAAGGCGGTAGAGCTGGTACGAGAGGGCCAGGCCCAGCTCTTGATGAAGGGCAGCCTGCATACCGACGAGCTGATGCACGCGGTGGTCGACAAGCATTGCGGCCTGCGCACCGAGCGGCGGATCAGCCACGTCTTCATCATGGACGTGCCGACCTACCCAGAGCTGCTGTTCATCACCGACGCCGCGATCAACATTTTCCCGGACCTGGAAACCAAAGCCGATATCGCACGCAATGTCATCGACCTTCATCTCGGCCTGGGGCTGGGCACGCCGCGGGTCGCGATCCTCTCCGCGGTCGAGACGATCAACCCGAAGATCCCGAGCACGATCGAGGCGGCGGCCCTGTGCAAGATGGCCGAACGGGGCCAGATCGTGGGCGGCCACCTGGACGGGCCGCTGGCGCTGGACAACGCGATCAGCCCGGAGGCGGCCAGGATCAAGGGGATCGGTGGCGAGGTCGCCGGCCGCGCGCAGGTCCTCCTGGTTCCCGACCTGGAAGCCGGCAACATGCTGGCCAAGAACCTGACCTTCCTGGCTGGAGCGGATGCTGCCGGGATCGTGCTGGGCGCGCGCGTGCCGATCATCCTGACCAGCCGGGCCGACAATGTGCGCACGCGCCTGGCTTCCTGCGCGGTGGCCCCGCTTTATGCGCACCATCTTGCCCAGCGCCAGTCGGTGAACGCATGA